From Pelotomaculum schinkii, the proteins below share one genomic window:
- a CDS encoding DUF4097 family beta strand repeat-containing protein → MATQIKAGPLTLALGLVTAGVGMLVYNFGGFQSPKIFWRFWPLLLIALGAEFFIRRYTNKDREVVFHIPSILVVGLLVLAGLVINALPSLELNRIIEESLFENRYSYTRQWESKPVSLAEGSRLKVDNQLGSILIKPSQDGELHAMAKIISYGPNEEKATASADKFEVTVEEGSTTRIFTSLSEAARRTPGEVILAVEAPPGLTLELAGGNGEIEAGNLSGNMNINSLHGDVIVSNLDGSLEVKGENGRLTAVGISGDLKLTSENGEVRVENPKGSVKVESRNGLVELISELPLEKVYDLRSVNGALTLTIPGQSSLELEARTSNGSISVAGKGPEPDPGVKGYELKLGAGKGQAKLSTQNGPIELNIN, encoded by the coding sequence ATGGCGACTCAGATTAAAGCCGGGCCTTTAACCTTGGCGCTGGGATTGGTCACTGCCGGCGTGGGCATGCTTGTTTACAATTTTGGCGGGTTCCAATCACCGAAAATCTTTTGGAGGTTCTGGCCCCTGCTCTTAATTGCCCTGGGGGCGGAGTTCTTTATCAGGCGATACACCAACAAGGACCGGGAAGTAGTCTTTCACATCCCAAGCATCCTGGTTGTTGGCCTCCTGGTTTTAGCCGGGTTGGTTATCAACGCGCTGCCTTCTCTTGAGTTGAACCGGATTATAGAAGAGTCCCTTTTTGAAAACCGGTACAGCTATACCAGGCAGTGGGAGTCCAAGCCCGTCAGCCTGGCTGAAGGGTCCCGGCTGAAGGTGGATAACCAGTTGGGTTCGATATTGATTAAACCTTCCCAGGACGGCGAACTGCACGCCATGGCTAAGATTATCTCTTACGGGCCGAATGAGGAAAAGGCCACGGCTAGCGCCGATAAGTTTGAGGTCACCGTGGAGGAGGGCTCAACCACCAGGATATTTACCAGCCTTTCTGAAGCTGCTCGCAGAACTCCGGGAGAGGTGATCCTGGCGGTGGAGGCGCCACCCGGGTTGACCCTGGAACTGGCTGGCGGCAACGGGGAAATTGAGGCCGGAAATTTATCCGGAAACATGAACATTAACTCTCTTCACGGCGACGTCATTGTAAGTAATCTTGACGGCAGTCTGGAAGTGAAAGGCGAGAACGGCCGCTTAACAGCCGTCGGGATAAGCGGAGATTTAAAGCTTACCTCTGAAAATGGAGAGGTAAGGGTGGAGAACCCGAAAGGCAGTGTCAAGGTGGAAAGCCGGAACGGCCTGGTGGAGCTTATTTCAGAACTGCCGCTGGAAAAGGTTTATGATCTGCGTTCTGTTAATGGTGCGCTCACTTTAACCATCCCAGGGCAGTCCAGCCTGGAGCTGGAAGCCAGGACCAGTAATGGCTCAATCTCGGTAGCAGGGAAAGGTCCCGAGCCCGACCCTGGTGTCAAGGGCTATGAGCTAAAGCTTGGTGCAGGGAAAGGCCAGGCCAAGCTGAGCACACAAAACGGTCCGATAGAGTTAAACATTAATTGA
- a CDS encoding sulfurtransferase TusA family protein: MQEVKDARGLLCPEPLLIVKKEMDRLGTGTIKVLVDSAAARDNISRLAKNQKWNIDITQDGEEFLLQLTK, translated from the coding sequence ATGCAGGAAGTCAAGGACGCGAGAGGGCTTCTCTGTCCTGAACCGCTCCTGATCGTCAAGAAGGAGATGGACCGGCTGGGTACGGGCACGATCAAAGTGCTTGTAGATTCAGCGGCCGCACGGGATAATATTTCCCGGCTGGCAAAAAATCAAAAGTGGAACATTGACATTACCCAGGACGGGGAAGAATTTTTACTGCAGCTAACGAAGTAA
- a CDS encoding MBL fold metallo-hydrolase produces the protein MISLGENIYQVDVNYQGEPERTSCYIILAEKAAIFETGATPGIGRLVEALKDLGVPPGQLAYIIVSHIHLDHSGGAGALAREFPNARVLVHPRGARHLVEPSRLINAARQLYGASFDVLFGDIYPVPEERIHTPEEGEALDLGGGRVLTIYHTPGHARHHMVLHDPASRGIFSGDCLGGHYPLLSRLIGRPYVLPITPPSEFDPAAFMETFNRLNRLDLEDVYFTHFGKVAGASEVIARNRDLVRVYAETGRHMLASGGGLKDIEEALWSMLWGELSQYGEFKQEQSIIELLATDMGLNAGGIVNYFERMKKR, from the coding sequence GTGATTAGCTTGGGTGAAAATATTTATCAGGTGGATGTCAACTACCAGGGTGAGCCTGAGCGTACATCCTGCTACATTATCCTGGCGGAGAAGGCCGCTATTTTTGAAACCGGCGCGACACCGGGCATTGGCCGTTTGGTGGAGGCCCTCAAAGACCTGGGAGTGCCCCCAGGGCAATTGGCTTACATCATAGTCTCACATATCCACCTGGACCATTCGGGCGGCGCCGGAGCGCTAGCCCGGGAGTTCCCCAACGCCCGGGTATTGGTACATCCGCGCGGAGCCAGGCATCTGGTTGAGCCTTCCCGCCTGATTAATGCTGCCAGGCAGCTTTATGGAGCATCTTTTGACGTTTTATTTGGCGACATCTACCCTGTGCCCGAAGAGCGGATACATACCCCCGAGGAAGGCGAGGCCCTGGACCTCGGAGGTGGGAGAGTGCTGACCATTTACCACACGCCGGGGCATGCCCGCCACCACATGGTCTTACACGACCCGGCCAGCCGCGGCATTTTTAGCGGCGACTGCCTGGGCGGCCATTACCCTTTGTTAAGCCGGTTGATCGGGCGTCCGTATGTACTTCCGATTACCCCACCCTCAGAATTTGATCCCGCGGCCTTTATGGAAACCTTTAACCGCTTGAACCGTCTGGACCTGGAGGATGTCTACTTTACCCATTTCGGCAAGGTAGCGGGCGCGTCCGAGGTAATCGCCCGCAACAGGGATCTGGTGCGGGTCTACGCCGAGACGGGGCGGCACATGCTTGCTTCAGGGGGCGGGCTGAAAGATATTGAAGAAGCCCTGTGGAGCATGTTGTGGGGTGAGCTGTCCCAGTATGGAGAATTCAAACAGGAACAGTCAATTATAGAGTTGCTGGCCACGGATATGGGACTTAACGCTGGTGGGATTGTCAACTATTTTGAAAGAATGAAAAAGAGATAA
- the yedE gene encoding YedE family putative selenium transporter, with amino-acid sequence MKQKWTIIIAGAITGLMAILLVKYGNPANMGYCIACFLRDISGGLGLQKVATVQYIRPEIIGMVLGAFGAAVATREFKSLGGSSALTRFLLGFIAMIGMLVFLGCPLRAILRLAGGDLNALWGIAGLIAGVGLGLPFLRKGFSLGRAMPQNKSNGYVFIGMVITVFILLLAKPAYIIFSTEGPASMRAPLALALMAGVIVGVLAQRSRLCLAGGIRDFILFRDSYLLYGFAAILIVALIGNLTMGTFKLGFEGQPIAHSDGPWNFLGMALAGLCAVLLGGCPLRQLISASEGNTDSAVTVLGLIAGAAFAHNFGLAASAKGVPAAGQTAVLIGFAAVFVIAFFVCKANLSVRGVKADAGSQGRERASLS; translated from the coding sequence ATGAAGCAAAAATGGACGATCATTATTGCCGGCGCTATTACCGGTCTTATGGCGATCCTGCTGGTGAAATACGGTAACCCTGCTAACATGGGCTATTGTATTGCCTGTTTTCTCAGGGATATCTCCGGAGGACTCGGCTTGCAAAAAGTAGCGACAGTGCAGTATATACGCCCGGAAATCATTGGGATGGTGCTGGGAGCCTTTGGGGCGGCTGTCGCTACCAGGGAATTCAAGTCTCTGGGCGGGTCCAGCGCCTTGACCAGGTTCTTGCTCGGTTTTATAGCCATGATCGGCATGCTGGTTTTCCTGGGCTGCCCATTAAGAGCCATTTTGCGCCTCGCCGGAGGTGACTTGAATGCCCTCTGGGGTATTGCCGGGCTGATTGCGGGAGTTGGGCTGGGCCTGCCTTTCTTACGCAAGGGATTTTCCCTGGGCCGGGCCATGCCTCAAAACAAATCGAACGGCTATGTTTTTATCGGCATGGTTATTACTGTGTTTATTCTCCTGCTGGCCAAGCCGGCCTATATTATTTTCAGTACGGAAGGTCCTGCTTCCATGCGCGCGCCCCTGGCGCTGGCGCTTATGGCAGGCGTTATCGTGGGTGTTTTGGCCCAGCGTTCAAGGCTCTGTTTGGCTGGCGGTATCCGTGATTTTATTCTATTCCGGGACTCTTACCTGCTTTACGGCTTTGCGGCAATCCTGATTGTGGCACTTATCGGTAATTTAACTATGGGTACTTTTAAACTGGGTTTTGAAGGTCAACCTATCGCGCACAGCGACGGTCCCTGGAATTTCCTCGGTATGGCCCTGGCTGGTTTATGCGCGGTGTTGCTGGGCGGCTGTCCGCTCCGCCAGCTTATTTCCGCTTCAGAGGGGAATACCGATTCCGCCGTAACGGTGCTCGGTTTAATAGCCGGCGCCGCTTTCGCCCATAACTTCGGCCTGGCTGCCAGCGCCAAGGGTGTCCCGGCGGCAGGGCAGACGGCGGTCCTGATCGGTTTTGCCGCAGTCTTTGTGATAGCATTCTTTGTTTGCAAAGCTAATCTGTCAGTTCGGGGGGTGAAAGCTGATGCAGGAAGTCAAGGACGCGAGAGGGCTTCTCTGTCCTGA